A single Parabacteroides timonensis DNA region contains:
- a CDS encoding AraC family transcriptional regulator, whose product MLDKIQFLLSMQIIGLCVLGGIMMLLRSFGNRARHILGWSMIMWALMAVIRISVNSYVNETKEAFHPDVLIASCFVTACLASYVIEKLRPGFLTLKRFAIFLSPVVIGGLSYLTYRLSGGEIHIFYSIKDVFTHFNMDVFLRLLVLALTLFYMILPIYLVVKYADEYSAYLSENVSDPENYDLRWLKRTMIVLSILYFLYVVLLLTDRTILYVVIKTIMLVVWFYFFYKALFLKNIRIEHSFKNGWDLPLNVDDEEDDDDEEQRGALFKRYAEEVNTWFEREKPYLNDDLRLTDLQRVFPISRSYLSQLFNKELGMSFSDYVNQFRVEESKRLMDAEPLASIQDIAERSGFHSISTFRRAFTKHTGIIPSEYKRG is encoded by the coding sequence ATGTTAGACAAAATACAGTTTTTATTAAGTATGCAGATAATCGGCCTATGCGTTTTAGGCGGTATTATGATGTTATTAAGGTCATTCGGCAACCGGGCACGACATATTTTAGGCTGGAGTATGATTATGTGGGCTTTGATGGCTGTGATCCGAATTTCTGTTAATTCTTATGTGAATGAGACGAAGGAAGCATTCCATCCTGATGTACTTATTGCAAGTTGTTTTGTGACCGCCTGCCTTGCCAGTTATGTGATTGAAAAGCTACGTCCCGGTTTTCTTACTTTAAAGCGATTTGCCATTTTTCTTTCGCCTGTTGTGATAGGTGGTTTGTCTTATCTTACTTACCGTTTGTCGGGCGGGGAAATTCATATATTTTATTCGATAAAAGACGTGTTTACGCATTTTAATATGGATGTATTTCTGCGTTTATTGGTGCTGGCACTTACTCTTTTTTATATGATTTTACCGATATATCTTGTCGTAAAGTATGCCGATGAGTATTCTGCTTATCTGAGCGAGAACGTTTCGGATCCTGAAAATTATGATTTGAGGTGGTTGAAGCGGACAATGATCGTGTTATCTATCCTTTACTTCCTCTATGTAGTCCTGTTGCTGACCGACAGAACGATCCTGTATGTCGTTATTAAGACTATTATGCTGGTTGTATGGTTTTATTTCTTCTATAAAGCATTATTTCTTAAGAATATCCGGATTGAACACTCCTTTAAAAACGGATGGGATCTTCCGTTGAATGTGGATGACGAAGAAGACGATGATGACGAGGAGCAGCGGGGTGCTCTTTTCAAACGCTATGCCGAAGAGGTGAATACCTGGTTTGAAAGAGAAAAACCTTACCTGAATGACGATTTACGACTTACTGATTTGCAACGTGTGTTCCCTATCAGCCGTTCTTATCTCTCACAACTATTCAATAAAGAACTAGGAATGTCTTTTTCCGATTATGTGAACCAGTTCCGTGTGGAAGAGAGCAAACGCCTGATGGATGCCGAACCTCTGGCCAGCATCCAGGATATTGCCGAACGTTCCGGTTTTCATTCTATCAGTACGTTCCGCAGGGCTTTTACCAAACATACCGGTATTATTCCTTCCGAGTATAAGAGAGGATAA
- a CDS encoding glycoside hydrolase family 3 N-terminal domain-containing protein: MNFKYSLLVAICLGTGTMQAKDSIYKKGWIDLNKNGVKDVYEDPSAPIEARVQDLLNQMTLEEKSCQMATLYGFGRVLKDSLPTEGWKNEIWKDGIANIDEQLNGVGSARRRTPEMIYPFSNHAEAINKTQRWFIEETRLGIPVDFSNEGIHGLNHTKATPLPAPINIGSTWNRSLVLQAGDIAGKEAKALGYNNVYAPILDVARDPRWGRVLETYGEDPYLVGELGIQMVNGIQQNGVASTLKHFAVYSIPKGGRDAAVRTDPHVAPRELHEIHLYPFKKVIQKAHPKGIMSSYNDWDGVPVTASYYFLTELLRQEYGFRGYVVSDSEAVEFVQTKHHVADSYEEAVRQVVEAGLNVRTNFTHPADYILPVRQLVKEGKLSMKSIDRMVADVLRVKFELGLFDSPYVKDPKAADKIVGADKHRDFVLDMQQQSLVLLKNENNLLPLDKSQTKKVLIAGPLAKETNYMISRYGPQGLDNITVYDGIKSYLGSQAEVVYAKGCEIKDANWPDSEIVPTPLTDEEKQTITEATSAAADCDVIIAVLGEDESCTGESKSRTGLDLPGRQQQLLEALHATGKPVVLILINGQPLTINWADRNIPSILEAWFPGQLGGEAIAQTLFGDYNPGGRLSVTFPKTTGQIEFNFPFKPGSQDGQYFAGPNGSGNTRVNGALYPFGHGLSYTTFAYSNLAIKQETPYSQSPVTVTVDVTNTGKRAGDEVVQLYIRDKVSSVIAYESVLRGFERISLQPGETRKVSFTLLPEDLQILDRHMQWTVEPGEFEVRIGASSTDIKLKDTFVVK, encoded by the coding sequence ATGAATTTCAAATATTCATTATTAGTAGCGATCTGCCTCGGGACCGGTACTATGCAAGCCAAAGACTCGATCTATAAAAAAGGATGGATAGACTTGAATAAGAACGGCGTAAAAGACGTTTACGAGGACCCCTCGGCCCCTATTGAGGCACGTGTACAAGATCTACTCAACCAGATGACGCTGGAAGAAAAAAGCTGCCAGATGGCAACCCTTTACGGTTTCGGACGTGTCTTGAAAGACTCACTCCCCACCGAAGGATGGAAGAACGAGATCTGGAAAGACGGTATTGCCAATATCGACGAACAGTTGAATGGCGTAGGAAGTGCTCGTCGCAGGACACCGGAAATGATCTACCCTTTCAGCAACCATGCCGAAGCAATCAACAAGACACAACGCTGGTTCATAGAAGAAACTCGCCTGGGTATCCCTGTCGACTTCTCAAACGAAGGTATTCACGGACTAAACCATACCAAAGCAACTCCCCTGCCCGCCCCGATCAACATCGGTAGTACCTGGAACCGTTCGCTGGTACTTCAGGCTGGAGATATTGCAGGAAAAGAGGCCAAAGCTTTAGGATATAACAACGTATATGCTCCCATCCTCGATGTTGCCCGCGATCCTCGCTGGGGACGTGTACTCGAGACGTATGGAGAAGACCCTTATCTGGTCGGCGAACTCGGCATACAAATGGTAAACGGTATCCAGCAAAACGGCGTAGCTTCTACCCTGAAACACTTCGCCGTATATAGCATTCCAAAAGGCGGACGCGACGCAGCCGTGCGTACCGACCCGCATGTTGCTCCCCGCGAACTACATGAAATTCATTTATATCCTTTCAAAAAAGTAATACAAAAGGCCCATCCCAAAGGTATAATGAGCAGTTACAACGACTGGGACGGTGTACCCGTTACCGCCAGCTATTACTTCCTCACTGAACTGCTGCGTCAGGAATATGGTTTCAGAGGGTACGTGGTAAGCGATAGCGAAGCCGTAGAATTCGTACAAACCAAACACCATGTAGCCGACTCATACGAAGAAGCCGTGCGCCAGGTGGTAGAAGCCGGACTGAATGTCCGTACCAACTTCACCCACCCCGCCGACTATATCCTTCCGGTACGTCAACTGGTAAAAGAAGGCAAACTATCCATGAAATCAATCGATCGTATGGTAGCCGACGTATTACGTGTAAAGTTTGAACTCGGCCTGTTCGACTCGCCGTATGTAAAAGATCCGAAGGCCGCAGATAAGATTGTCGGTGCCGACAAACACCGCGATTTCGTACTGGATATGCAACAGCAGTCACTCGTCCTCCTGAAGAATGAAAACAACCTGCTTCCCCTGGATAAGAGCCAGACAAAGAAAGTGCTTATCGCAGGTCCATTGGCTAAAGAAACCAACTATATGATCAGCCGTTACGGCCCGCAGGGATTGGATAATATCACGGTTTACGACGGTATTAAAAGTTATCTGGGTAGCCAGGCAGAAGTAGTCTACGCCAAAGGTTGTGAAATAAAAGATGCCAACTGGCCCGACAGCGAAATCGTCCCCACTCCGCTGACGGACGAAGAAAAGCAAACGATTACCGAAGCTACTTCCGCAGCAGCCGATTGCGACGTAATCATCGCCGTACTGGGAGAAGATGAAAGCTGTACGGGAGAAAGTAAATCGCGTACAGGTCTCGACCTTCCCGGTCGCCAGCAACAACTATTGGAAGCTTTGCACGCAACAGGTAAACCTGTCGTACTTATCCTTATCAACGGACAGCCATTAACAATCAACTGGGCGGACCGTAACATTCCTTCTATCCTCGAAGCCTGGTTCCCCGGCCAACTGGGCGGAGAAGCGATCGCACAAACCCTGTTCGGCGATTACAACCCGGGCGGACGCTTGTCGGTTACTTTCCCGAAAACGACCGGACAGATCGAGTTTAACTTCCCGTTTAAACCGGGTTCACAAGACGGACAATACTTCGCAGGCCCTAACGGTTCCGGAAACACCCGTGTAAACGGTGCTCTTTACCCGTTCGGTCATGGATTAAGCTACACCACCTTTGCTTACTCAAACCTTGCAATCAAGCAGGAAACGCCGTATTCGCAAAGCCCTGTTACAGTAACGGTCGATGTAACCAACACAGGCAAACGGGCCGGTGACGAAGTAGTGCAGTTATACATCCGCGATAAAGTGAGCAGTGTAATCGCTTACGAATCTGTATTACGTGGTTTCGAACGTATCTCCCTCCAACCGGGAGAAACCCGGAAAGTGTCTTTCACCCTTCTTCCCGAAGACCTTCAGATTCTGGATAGGCACATGCAATGGACAGTAGAACCGGGCGAATTCGAAGTAAGGATAGGTGCCTCATCTACCGATATCAAGTTAAAAGATACATTTGTTGTAAAGTGA
- a CDS encoding SusC/RagA family TonB-linked outer membrane protein has product MKKVLRPIGLILLSGALCSTGQVYATGAKSEAVTNIAQQKKQVKGTVIDAFGPVAGASVSIKGTSQGTITDMDGNFIIDVEPGSTLSISFIGYVTQDIKYTGQATLDVKLMEDSQKIDEVVVTAMGIKKEKRALPYAMSELKAEQLQTVPVQNVATSLYGKAAGVQIQQTAMGPTGGTKIQIRGINSVEGNTRPLIVVDGIPINDVDSNWAGRERSETQQGSALNDINPDDIESMSILKGANAAALYGSRATNGVIVITTKRGGAGKGLGIQVGTSYTYDQRAFMPELQNVFGGGSNPYFTTNADGQNIYNGDTYRSFGPRMDGTEVLWWDGVKRPYSPQPNNYRDVFKDGFSNNNSISITNGTDKNSIRLAYTNMNYGGYLENFKQNKHNFSFSGNFKVHERLTFDASVSFNISETKNPPTRIDRVSNYPMPRNEITQLWKDNYKNDEGYFLTDEISGISSGNRDNIIKYLMWQQNENEYTQNRERLIASLSANLKIFDFLTFRLRGGTDRYRDDKENKEYFTKYSDPSDINSLEGSYRKEDAHYQKNYVEGLLMFNKAINEDFDVSANLGVSGEDITESKVIWESHGLKYNGMFSSENNKRDPKQASKDKVVNQGEFLGAVFASAQVAYKRFLYLDLTARNDWSSRLTAGNRSFFYPSAGLSFVFTEALDLPDWYNYGKIRGSYAIVGNTTPSIYFTNSEYQYGSFNSSVITNEFKADVPPTNIVPEKTYSWEVGLESRVLNGRLGLDFAFYTNKTKNQIITVPVAPSTGATGMRMNAGEIGNRGVELQVTGTPVETKNFSWEGVLNFAYTHNELLSLIDGMEDRQISNPWSAAIFKAVPGYATPSVFIRKWIRDDQGRIVVDKNGNYQQESEFTYAGSAAPKFTAGFTNTFRYRDFSLNVHIDGSFGGKLLSFTNNFLKASGAGKESLWGRDEEYGGLAYYIDKNSNQKIPLDSHSASAPANALDGRVRHDGIIVDGVNEKGEKNDIIVSAADYYNSRYNRNGSEDNLYDNTYIKLREMKLSYRVPNNIVSKIGLQNLNVSLIGSNLFFIYKNVPNVNPEATLGTGGTNPYVEYTSYPSARSFGFAINTSF; this is encoded by the coding sequence ATGAAAAAAGTATTGAGACCTATCGGACTTATTTTACTATCCGGCGCTCTCTGTTCTACCGGACAGGTATATGCAACAGGAGCTAAGTCGGAAGCTGTAACTAACATCGCTCAACAAAAAAAGCAAGTAAAAGGTACAGTTATTGATGCATTTGGCCCCGTAGCCGGTGCTTCCGTATCTATAAAAGGAACCAGTCAGGGTACTATTACCGACATGGATGGTAACTTTATAATAGATGTGGAACCGGGAAGCACTTTGTCTATCTCTTTTATCGGTTATGTAACGCAGGATATCAAATACACCGGACAAGCTACTCTGGATGTAAAATTAATGGAAGACAGCCAGAAAATCGACGAAGTGGTAGTAACCGCCATGGGTATCAAAAAAGAAAAACGTGCCCTCCCTTACGCCATGAGTGAACTGAAAGCGGAGCAGCTCCAGACTGTTCCCGTACAAAACGTAGCGACTTCCTTATACGGTAAAGCTGCCGGTGTACAGATCCAGCAGACAGCCATGGGACCTACGGGAGGTACCAAGATCCAGATCCGTGGTATCAACTCGGTGGAAGGTAATACCCGTCCGCTGATCGTTGTCGACGGTATCCCTATCAACGACGTAGATTCCAACTGGGCCGGTCGCGAACGTAGCGAGACACAGCAAGGTTCTGCCCTTAACGACATCAACCCGGACGATATCGAATCGATGTCTATCCTGAAAGGTGCAAACGCTGCCGCTCTGTACGGTTCACGTGCAACCAACGGTGTGATCGTAATCACTACCAAGCGTGGAGGTGCCGGTAAAGGTCTCGGTATTCAGGTCGGAACATCTTATACGTATGACCAGCGTGCTTTTATGCCGGAACTTCAGAATGTGTTCGGAGGTGGTTCAAATCCGTACTTCACTACGAATGCAGACGGTCAGAATATATATAACGGTGATACTTACCGTAGCTTCGGCCCGCGCATGGACGGAACGGAAGTGCTTTGGTGGGATGGCGTGAAGCGCCCGTATTCGCCGCAGCCTAACAACTACCGGGATGTATTTAAAGACGGTTTCAGCAACAACAACAGTATCTCTATTACCAACGGTACCGATAAGAACAGCATTCGTCTGGCTTATACAAATATGAACTATGGCGGTTACCTGGAAAACTTCAAACAGAACAAGCACAACTTCAGCTTCTCCGGTAACTTCAAAGTACACGAACGTCTGACTTTCGATGCTTCTGTTTCGTTCAACATTTCGGAAACAAAGAATCCTCCTACACGTATCGACCGTGTATCCAACTATCCGATGCCTCGTAACGAGATCACTCAGTTATGGAAAGACAACTATAAGAATGATGAAGGTTACTTCCTGACAGACGAGATCTCAGGAATCAGTTCCGGAAACCGCGATAACATCATCAAATACCTGATGTGGCAGCAGAATGAAAACGAATATACACAGAACCGCGAACGTTTGATCGCTTCGTTGTCTGCTAATCTTAAGATATTCGACTTCCTGACTTTCCGTCTGCGTGGTGGTACGGACCGTTACCGTGACGACAAGGAGAACAAGGAATACTTTACCAAATATTCGGATCCTTCAGACATTAACAGTCTGGAAGGTAGTTACCGGAAAGAGGATGCACACTACCAGAAAAACTACGTGGAAGGTTTATTGATGTTCAACAAAGCCATCAATGAAGATTTCGACGTGTCTGCCAACCTGGGTGTTTCCGGTGAAGATATCACGGAATCGAAAGTGATCTGGGAATCTCATGGTTTGAAATATAACGGTATGTTCTCATCAGAAAACAACAAAAGAGATCCGAAACAAGCCAGCAAAGACAAAGTCGTTAACCAAGGTGAATTCCTGGGAGCTGTTTTCGCTTCTGCCCAGGTAGCTTACAAACGCTTCCTGTATCTGGACTTGACTGCCCGTAACGACTGGTCATCTCGTCTGACAGCCGGCAACCGTAGCTTCTTCTATCCATCTGCCGGTTTGAGTTTTGTGTTTACAGAAGCATTGGATCTACCGGATTGGTACAATTATGGTAAAATAAGAGGCTCATACGCTATCGTGGGTAATACGACGCCGTCTATCTACTTTACTAACTCTGAATACCAGTACGGATCATTCAATAGTTCAGTTATTACAAATGAATTCAAAGCAGACGTTCCTCCTACCAATATTGTTCCTGAAAAGACTTATTCATGGGAAGTCGGTTTGGAAAGCCGCGTGCTTAACGGGCGCTTAGGATTAGACTTCGCTTTCTATACTAACAAGACTAAGAATCAGATTATCACTGTACCGGTCGCTCCTTCAACAGGTGCTACAGGTATGAGAATGAATGCCGGTGAGATCGGCAACCGTGGTGTGGAACTTCAGGTTACCGGAACTCCGGTGGAAACCAAGAACTTCAGCTGGGAAGGTGTTCTGAACTTCGCCTATACACATAATGAACTGCTTTCTCTGATCGATGGCATGGAAGACCGCCAGATCAGTAACCCGTGGAGCGCCGCTATCTTCAAAGCTGTTCCGGGATATGCTACACCTAGTGTATTTATCCGTAAATGGATACGTGACGACCAGGGAAGAATCGTTGTGGATAAGAACGGTAACTACCAGCAGGAATCGGAATTTACTTATGCAGGTAGCGCAGCACCGAAGTTTACAGCCGGTTTCACGAATACATTCCGTTACAGAGACTTTTCTTTAAACGTACATATCGACGGTTCGTTCGGCGGTAAACTGCTTTCATTCACCAACAACTTCCTGAAAGCATCTGGAGCAGGTAAAGAATCTTTGTGGGGACGCGATGAAGAATACGGTGGTCTGGCTTATTATATCGACAAGAACAGCAACCAGAAAATCCCTCTGGACAGCCATAGCGCCTCAGCTCCGGCAAATGCACTTGACGGACGTGTACGTCACGACGGTATCATTGTGGATGGTGTAAACGAAAAAGGCGAAAAGAACGACATCATTGTATCGGCAGCCGATTATTACAACTCGCGCTACAACCGTAACGGTTCTGAAGACAACCTGTATGATAACACCTATATCAAACTGCGTGAAATGAAATTATCTTACCGCGTTCCGAACAACATCGTTTCTAAGATCGGTCTGCAGAACCTGAATGTATCATTGATCGGTAGCAACCTGTTCTTCATCTATAAGAATGTTCCTAACGTGAATCCGGAAGCAACACTGGGTACAGGCGGTACGAACCCTTATGTGGAATACACTTCTTACCCATCAGCCAGAAGCTTTGGTTTTGCTATCAACACCAGTTTCTAA
- a CDS encoding acyltransferase, translated as MNNTTTARPHIVWLDVLRFVAILMVIACHCTDPFNASPESRANPEINFWGSAYGSMLRACVPLFVMITGFLLLPVRQEVSVFYKKRIPRVFFPFLIWSVLFNLAPWFIQWVGGSPELVTDFFPWAPDPSASLVDGLKDIAMIPVTFTVYATPMWYIYALIGLYLYMPVFSAWVEKASDKGKRWFLIAWSVSLFIPYLVEFVSRYVFGTCSWNAYGLFYYFAGFNGYLLLGHYLGRGNDWSAGKTLAVSVPLFLIGYLITFTGFRYMTSDPNVSEEGMELFFTYCSPNALLMTAAIFLLAQKVRIKSPLICRALANLTKVGFGVYCVHYFFVGPSYLLTLWLGVPVPAIVPVSAVFTLAASWVFTYLVSKLPYSKYIIG; from the coding sequence ATGAATAACACTACTACTGCACGTCCGCACATCGTATGGTTGGACGTACTTCGTTTCGTTGCTATCCTGATGGTCATTGCCTGTCATTGTACCGACCCGTTCAATGCCTCTCCGGAGTCACGTGCCAATCCTGAAATTAATTTTTGGGGATCTGCCTATGGTTCTATGTTGAGGGCTTGTGTTCCCCTATTTGTAATGATAACAGGTTTTTTATTGTTGCCTGTCAGACAGGAGGTATCTGTTTTCTATAAGAAACGTATTCCGCGTGTATTTTTTCCTTTCCTGATATGGTCTGTATTGTTTAATCTAGCTCCCTGGTTTATCCAGTGGGTAGGAGGAAGCCCTGAACTGGTGACTGACTTCTTCCCCTGGGCACCCGATCCTTCAGCCTCTTTGGTTGACGGACTGAAAGATATTGCTATGATTCCGGTCACATTTACCGTATACGCAACACCGATGTGGTATATTTATGCACTGATCGGCTTGTATTTATATATGCCTGTATTCTCGGCCTGGGTGGAGAAAGCGTCAGATAAGGGGAAACGTTGGTTTTTGATTGCCTGGAGTGTCTCCCTGTTTATTCCTTACCTGGTGGAATTTGTTTCGAGGTATGTGTTCGGAACCTGTTCGTGGAATGCGTATGGACTATTCTACTATTTTGCCGGTTTCAACGGTTATCTGTTGCTTGGACATTATCTGGGTAGAGGAAATGATTGGTCGGCCGGTAAGACGCTGGCGGTATCTGTTCCTTTGTTCCTGATTGGCTACCTGATCACTTTTACTGGTTTTCGTTATATGACTTCCGATCCGAATGTGAGTGAAGAGGGGATGGAACTCTTCTTTACCTATTGTTCTCCGAATGCGCTGCTGATGACGGCTGCTATTTTTCTATTGGCTCAGAAAGTTCGTATTAAATCACCTCTGATCTGTCGTGCTTTGGCTAATCTGACAAAGGTTGGATTCGGGGTGTATTGCGTGCATTATTTCTTCGTAGGGCCTTCTTATCTGCTAACTCTCTGGTTGGGTGTTCCTGTGCCTGCCATTGTGCCTGTTTCGGCTGTATTTACGTTGGCTGCATCATGGGTTTTCACCTATTTGGTAAGCAAGTTGCCTTATTCGAAATACATTATAGGGTAA
- a CDS encoding SusD/RagB family nutrient-binding outer membrane lipoprotein, translated as MKHILYSLLLGTVVAFSSCESKLDDKHNNPDGFTSAEIEYLFSKGALKAIENDYADTWNYNFRLIGNYIQTTARQAGKDRVNLYQNIQDDKARWENYYVTRMSTLTEIDKMYATLSPDEQAKYQIFVEAGKVLKAYNTAIATDFFGNMPYTEAFTARNVVYGGSVIFKPKYDTQKDIYYSILEDLKSAAAYFKTASTSNIFKQQDIIYKGNCDGWYKFANSLRLRYAMRISNVDPDKAKQVLAELSLDQLITSNSDNTYIKVDNQSTAPDGIWRAMRESHSKAQSYYMYAPEFTVNLLKEATDPRLEVFYQPATDDEGDVYEDSKEIIGYPSSADKAIALVNGPNGTELFKIYGCLNTVTFRKNYQLPVGIGMTAAEVYFCLAEAAHRGLFSGNAEEFYNKGVILSIQNYYEYYKNSDAEKGKDMNIANRDVSDGTLGSWLATSTFKFNSSKALEQIATQKWLHLGFLQIYENWAEYRRTDLPVLDDDRENGALLNKENAPVRFLYPSKEASMNTENYNAQSANNKIDARLWWDVK; from the coding sequence ATGAAACACATATTATATAGCCTGCTTCTAGGCACCGTCGTAGCTTTCTCTTCCTGCGAAAGCAAACTGGATGACAAGCACAATAATCCGGATGGATTTACCTCGGCAGAGATCGAATACCTTTTCTCCAAAGGTGCGTTGAAAGCGATCGAAAACGATTACGCCGATACATGGAATTATAATTTCCGCCTGATCGGGAACTATATCCAGACAACTGCCCGCCAGGCAGGAAAAGACCGTGTCAACCTGTATCAGAATATTCAGGATGATAAGGCCCGCTGGGAAAACTACTACGTAACCCGTATGAGCACCCTAACCGAGATAGATAAAATGTATGCTACCCTGTCACCGGACGAACAGGCCAAATATCAAATCTTTGTCGAGGCAGGTAAGGTTCTGAAAGCATACAACACGGCTATCGCTACCGACTTTTTCGGCAATATGCCTTACACGGAAGCCTTCACCGCACGTAACGTAGTCTATGGCGGAAGTGTCATCTTCAAACCGAAATATGATACTCAGAAAGATATTTATTATTCTATTCTGGAAGACCTGAAATCTGCTGCCGCTTATTTCAAGACAGCCTCTACCAGCAATATATTTAAACAACAGGATATCATCTACAAAGGTAACTGCGACGGCTGGTACAAGTTTGCCAACTCATTGCGCCTGCGTTATGCAATGCGTATCTCAAATGTCGATCCTGATAAGGCCAAACAAGTATTGGCAGAACTTTCACTGGACCAGTTGATTACCAGCAACAGCGATAACACATATATTAAAGTAGACAACCAGAGTACTGCTCCCGACGGTATCTGGCGTGCCATGAGAGAAAGTCATTCCAAAGCACAAAGCTATTATATGTATGCACCTGAATTCACTGTTAACTTACTGAAAGAAGCAACCGACCCGCGTCTGGAGGTATTCTATCAGCCGGCAACAGATGACGAGGGGGATGTTTACGAAGATAGCAAAGAGATCATCGGTTATCCTTCTTCTGCCGACAAAGCAATCGCTCTGGTAAACGGACCGAATGGAACTGAACTTTTCAAGATCTACGGATGTCTTAATACAGTTACTTTCCGTAAAAACTATCAATTGCCGGTAGGTATCGGTATGACTGCTGCTGAAGTTTATTTCTGTCTGGCAGAAGCTGCACACCGTGGCTTGTTTAGCGGAAATGCGGAAGAGTTCTATAACAAAGGGGTTATCTTATCTATTCAGAACTACTACGAATATTATAAGAACAGCGATGCAGAGAAAGGAAAAGATATGAATATCGCCAACAGAGACGTATCCGACGGAACGTTGGGTAGCTGGTTAGCCACTTCAACTTTCAAGTTCAATTCATCAAAAGCATTAGAGCAGATCGCTACCCAGAAATGGTTACACCTCGGCTTCCTGCAGATATATGAAAACTGGGCAGAATACCGCCGTACAGACCTTCCTGTCCTGGATGACGACCGCGAAAACGGTGCTTTACTGAATAAGGAGAACGCTCCGGTGCGTTTCTTGTATCCTTCGAAAGAAGCATCCATGAACACAGAAAACTATAACGCCCAGTCAGCAAACAACAAGATCGACGCGCGTCTGTGGTGGGACGTAAAATAA